The DNA segment CTAGAACCAGCCCGCGCGCAACCCTGCCGACGGGCCAACAGGAGACAGCACCATGATCATCTACGGAACCGCCTTGCTGGCGCTCTGCCACCTCATCGGCTTGTTCCTTGGGGAACTGCTTGGCATGGCGATCGGCGTCAAGGCCAATGTGGGCGGCGTCGGCATTGCCATGCTGCTGCTGATCTCGATACGGCTCTTGCTGCACGGGCGCGGCCTCCTGCCCAAGGAGACCGAAGCGGGCGTTGGCTTCTGGGGCGCGATGTACATCCCGGTGGTGGTAGCGATGGCGGCGCAGCAGAACGTGGTCGCCGCGTTGCGCGGCGGGCCGGTAGCCCTGATCGCGGCAGTCGGCGCGGTGCTGGTCTCGGCCTGCTGCATCGCGGTGCTCAGCCGCACCGGCGACCACGCGCCATTGCCGCCGCTGCCCTCGCCGGAAGCCACCCCCAGCCACGCATCGCGCTAAGGACACTGCCATGCCGCATTCCATTTCGCACATCATCGAGAACATCCTGCTGCAAAACGCCCTGGTCACCGCGTTTGCCGCGGTTGGCATCATCATGTGGCTGTCGTCAAGGCTCTCGCGCTGGCTGACCGTCGGACGCGTCCACGCCTCCGCCATTGCCATCGTGATCGGCCTGCTGCTGGCCTACTATGGCGGCATCGTCACCGGCAAGGAAAAAGGCTTGGCCGACCTCTCGCTGTTCTCCGGCATCGGCCTGATGGGCGGCGCCATGCTGCGCGACTTCGCCATCGTCGCCACCGCCTTCGAGGTGCAGGTGACCGAGGCGCGCAAGGCCGGGCTGGTCGGCGCGGTGTCGCTGCTGCTCGGCACCATCCTGCCGTTTATCGTGGGTGCTGCCGTGGCGCGCGCCTTCGGCTACAGCGACGCGGTCAGCATGACCACCATCGGCGC comes from the Cupriavidus basilensis genome and includes:
- the madM gene encoding malonate transporter subunit MadM translates to MPHSISHIIENILLQNALVTAFAAVGIIMWLSSRLSRWLTVGRVHASAIAIVIGLLLAYYGGIVTGKEKGLADLSLFSGIGLMGGAMLRDFAIVATAFEVQVTEARKAGLVGAVSLLLGTILPFIVGAAVARAFGYSDAVSMTTIGAGAVTYIVGPVTGAALGASSDVIALSIATGLIKAIIVMVGTPMAAGFLGLNNPRAAMVFGGLAGTVSGVSAGLAATDRRLVPYGALVATFHTGLGCLLGPSLLFLATKAVVG
- the madL gene encoding malonate transporter subunit MadL, with the translated sequence MIIYGTALLALCHLIGLFLGELLGMAIGVKANVGGVGIAMLLLISIRLLLHGRGLLPKETEAGVGFWGAMYIPVVVAMAAQQNVVAALRGGPVALIAAVGAVLVSACCIAVLSRTGDHAPLPPLPSPEATPSHASR